A portion of the Sphaerochaeta pleomorpha str. Grapes genome contains these proteins:
- a CDS encoding PTS sugar transporter subunit IIA, which produces MKLKNILSEKLVRYPLKANSKREVISELLGILVAEGKVIDPAQALSDILEREKKMTTGIQNGVAIPHAKTRAVEKLTACIGIKPEGLDFQSLDGKPSQIFILTLSPYDEMSVHVQFMAEISMVIKSEAIRNTMIKATSKGEILSVFGL; this is translated from the coding sequence ATGAAACTGAAAAACATTTTATCAGAGAAACTTGTACGGTACCCTCTCAAAGCCAACTCAAAACGAGAGGTGATTTCTGAACTGTTAGGAATCCTTGTAGCTGAGGGAAAAGTCATTGACCCTGCTCAGGCTCTCTCTGATATCCTGGAAAGGGAGAAAAAAATGACGACGGGGATACAGAATGGCGTTGCCATTCCCCATGCCAAGACCAGGGCTGTTGAAAAACTCACTGCTTGCATTGGCATTAAACCTGAAGGCCTGGATTTCCAATCCTTGGACGGAAAGCCCTCCCAGATTTTCATCCTTACCCTGTCACCTTACGATGAAATGAGCGTGCATGTGCAGTTTATGGCGGAAATAAGCATGGTTATTAAATCAGAAGCAATCCGCAATACGATGATCAAGGCCACGAGCAAAGGTGAAATTCTCTCTGTCTTTGGACTATAG
- the pepT gene encoding peptidase T yields MLSKDILERFLRYAVIDTMSNESLASERHPSTDIQWDLLHLIESELAGFGIKDIVEDENGVVVAHIPSNLDHVVPTIGFMAHVDTADDVMGNGVKPRVIESYAGGDIKLNDEFSILAEENKELANYVGEKLIVTDGTTLLGSDDKAGVAEIMAVANILCSDPTIKHGEIELIFTSDEETGAGMDHFPYDKIRCEYCYTIDGGKRYEIEAECFNAATVKVHFSGVSYHLGAARGRLVNALTMASFFVNALPQAESPEATDGRYGYYCAQTINGNATEIDLTLYLRDFELPVLDRRIDALKDLAKATEALYPNGKVTVNAKHIYYNMIFAAKEKPFAMEALYKAGERLGMKLDEQLIRGGTDGARMANERKIPCPNIFTGGHNLHSRFEWAALPAMTDSALLVLELVKIGAEA; encoded by the coding sequence ATGTTATCTAAAGACATTCTTGAAAGGTTTTTGCGATACGCAGTAATTGATACAATGAGCAATGAGAGTCTTGCATCCGAGAGACATCCTTCTACCGATATTCAGTGGGATCTTCTGCATTTGATCGAATCGGAATTGGCGGGGTTTGGCATCAAGGACATTGTGGAGGATGAGAACGGGGTGGTTGTCGCCCATATACCTTCAAATCTCGACCATGTTGTCCCCACCATAGGATTTATGGCCCATGTAGATACTGCCGACGATGTCATGGGAAATGGGGTTAAGCCCCGGGTCATCGAATCGTATGCGGGTGGTGACATCAAACTCAATGATGAATTCTCAATCCTTGCCGAAGAGAATAAGGAATTGGCAAACTATGTCGGGGAAAAGCTTATCGTAACCGATGGCACCACGTTGCTTGGTAGTGATGACAAAGCTGGAGTCGCCGAGATAATGGCAGTTGCCAACATTCTCTGTTCCGATCCGACAATCAAGCATGGTGAAATCGAGTTGATTTTTACCAGTGACGAGGAAACCGGTGCTGGCATGGATCATTTTCCCTATGACAAGATCCGCTGTGAATATTGCTATACCATCGATGGGGGCAAGCGCTACGAGATTGAGGCAGAATGTTTCAATGCCGCCACAGTCAAGGTGCATTTCTCGGGGGTCAGCTATCATCTTGGAGCTGCAAGGGGTCGGTTGGTAAACGCCCTTACCATGGCTTCTTTTTTTGTGAATGCCCTTCCCCAGGCAGAAAGTCCTGAAGCCACCGATGGTCGATATGGCTATTACTGTGCCCAGACAATAAACGGCAATGCCACCGAGATTGACCTCACCCTCTATCTCAGGGATTTTGAACTTCCTGTCCTGGACCGGAGAATCGATGCTTTAAAAGATTTGGCAAAAGCTACCGAGGCCCTGTATCCGAACGGGAAAGTAACCGTAAACGCAAAGCATATCTATTACAATATGATTTTCGCTGCCAAGGAAAAGCCCTTTGCCATGGAAGCACTCTATAAGGCCGGGGAACGACTGGGGATGAAGCTTGACGAACAGTTGATCCGCGGAGGCACGGATGGGGCAAGAATGGCAAACGAGAGGAAAATACCTTGCCCGAATATTTTCACCGGTGGCCATAACCTGCACTCAAGGTTTGAGTGGGCAGCTCTCCCTGCCATGACCGATAGTGCTTTGTTGGTATTGGAACTGGTAAAAATCGGTGCCGAGGCATGA
- a CDS encoding glucose-6-phosphate dehydrogenase, with product MKRIIIQFGGTGDLVRTKLYPAYDNLIRKGFDFTTLALGRRFSDRGDFLASMVDSSVSDAFLERLDYLSYDMADPNATDLLHDRLQQIIADNTEIELIYYLALQPSLYEEVINQIQKVDSQVSCACRISKKIVVEKPFGFDLESAERYNEILLKGFSDKEIYRVDHYLGKEFMQNLLILRFHNDIIRKIWDNNSIENIQIIFDETHGVDQRLGFYEKIGVVRDTIQNHIMQIVTYLTMNEPVALTPEDISMEKVKVLRSIAPITDFHMGKYDTLGASSNHEVNTPTYAAFKLSVNTYDFTGIPIYVRTGKMQKEPKSLIYIKFRNTTKKAMHDETIAENGVIITIHPELSIDICMNLKQPNTSWKSKPVRFRFNQAETFGANTPEAYEQIVRKILEGDKSLFPTMQEIKESWRIVVPMLEEDIPLEVYPSRALPSFVAGLSEHDGFTWFA from the coding sequence ATGAAAAGAATAATTATCCAATTTGGGGGAACAGGCGATCTGGTACGTACTAAATTATACCCGGCATATGACAACCTCATTCGCAAAGGGTTCGATTTTACTACGCTTGCCTTGGGAAGAAGGTTTTCTGACCGTGGCGATTTTTTGGCCTCCATGGTAGATTCCAGCGTATCAGATGCTTTTCTCGAACGACTCGATTACCTTTCCTATGATATGGCCGATCCGAATGCAACGGATTTATTGCATGACCGCCTGCAACAGATAATCGCTGATAATACGGAGATTGAGCTCATCTATTACCTTGCCTTGCAGCCTTCCTTGTATGAAGAGGTAATCAACCAGATACAGAAAGTAGATTCCCAGGTTTCCTGCGCCTGCCGGATTTCAAAGAAAATCGTGGTGGAAAAACCTTTCGGGTTCGATTTGGAGAGTGCCGAACGATATAATGAAATCCTGCTGAAGGGCTTTTCCGACAAAGAGATATACCGGGTAGACCACTATCTTGGCAAGGAATTCATGCAGAATCTTTTGATCCTTCGGTTCCATAATGATATTATCCGGAAAATCTGGGATAACAATTCTATTGAGAACATCCAGATTATCTTTGACGAAACCCATGGGGTTGACCAGAGGTTGGGTTTCTATGAGAAAATCGGGGTGGTAAGGGATACCATCCAGAATCATATCATGCAGATTGTCACCTACCTTACCATGAATGAACCTGTAGCACTTACCCCTGAAGATATCTCGATGGAAAAAGTGAAAGTCCTGCGGTCGATTGCCCCTATCACAGACTTTCATATGGGGAAATACGATACCTTGGGCGCGAGTAGCAACCATGAGGTCAACACCCCCACCTATGCAGCCTTCAAACTCTCTGTGAATACCTATGATTTTACAGGCATCCCCATCTATGTACGAACAGGTAAAATGCAGAAAGAGCCTAAATCACTCATCTATATAAAGTTCAGGAACACCACGAAAAAAGCGATGCACGATGAGACAATTGCAGAGAACGGTGTAATCATAACCATTCACCCGGAACTATCCATCGATATCTGCATGAATCTCAAGCAACCGAACACTTCCTGGAAATCGAAACCGGTGAGGTTTCGGTTCAATCAAGCAGAGACCTTCGGTGCAAATACCCCAGAGGCCTATGAACAGATTGTACGGAAGATACTTGAAGGCGATAAGAGCCTTTTTCCCACAATGCAGGAAATCAAGGAGTCCTGGAGGATCGTCGTCCCTATGCTGGAGGAAGACATTCCCTTGGAGGTATATCCTTCCAGAGCGCTTCCCTCCTTTGTTGCCGGGCTTTCCGAGCATGATGGTTTTACCTGGTTTGCCTAG
- a CDS encoding GGDEF domain-containing protein: MYFIDKKIPREKNITKRQEWLCHLIVLSGYFCILINFVTLVGVWIWIVRPAHLPYSTYYYWVHYILSPSLILLAVVGAVDLFVKNKKVTLTVKQYSVILLLVFCLAFTIVVHKIALVLLASFAIPVFVSSIFSKPKMTRNIYLICFVMTIACTLCIIPDIPQRIEAGYIWVELVSALAILSISFVFSKILIRNTMENLAELKISYETQSKMHSLMQFDRFTGLNNRSTFDEVFVTCINESSRTKEPLSLVLIDLDHFKSVNDSFGHAKGDEVLLYFSQLLKGLEGQDVYAFRFGGDEFALLCKYRDSFSLLTECEKLRLKYFQESPKALGLSITFSCGIASFNERFKDASSLFNAADQALYMAKQQGRNQTVLAENVLHGN, encoded by the coding sequence ATGTATTTTATTGATAAAAAAATACCTAGGGAAAAGAATATAACCAAGAGACAGGAATGGCTTTGTCACCTGATCGTACTTTCAGGTTATTTTTGCATACTGATAAATTTTGTTACACTGGTGGGGGTCTGGATTTGGATAGTCCGTCCTGCACATCTGCCCTATTCGACGTATTACTATTGGGTCCACTATATACTATCCCCCTCCCTCATATTACTGGCTGTGGTGGGTGCGGTCGATCTGTTTGTGAAAAACAAAAAGGTGACTCTTACGGTAAAACAATACAGTGTCATTTTGCTTTTGGTGTTCTGCCTTGCATTCACGATTGTGGTGCACAAGATTGCTTTGGTGCTGTTAGCTTCTTTTGCCATTCCTGTTTTTGTTTCATCTATTTTTTCAAAACCCAAAATGACAAGGAATATATATCTCATCTGTTTTGTAATGACCATCGCGTGTACCTTATGCATTATTCCTGATATTCCCCAGCGTATCGAGGCTGGATATATCTGGGTCGAACTGGTTTCGGCGTTGGCAATTCTGAGCATCTCCTTTGTATTCTCGAAAATACTGATACGCAATACCATGGAAAATCTGGCAGAATTGAAAATTTCCTATGAAACACAGTCAAAAATGCATTCTCTCATGCAGTTCGATCGCTTCACTGGACTGAACAATCGCTCTACTTTTGATGAAGTCTTTGTCACTTGTATCAATGAGAGTTCCCGGACCAAAGAACCGTTATCGCTTGTACTCATCGATCTGGATCACTTCAAATCTGTAAACGATTCATTCGGGCATGCAAAAGGTGACGAGGTCTTGCTGTATTTCTCGCAACTTTTAAAGGGTCTGGAAGGCCAGGACGTATATGCTTTCCGTTTTGGAGGAGATGAGTTTGCCTTGCTTTGCAAGTATAGGGACTCTTTTTCATTACTGACAGAATGTGAAAAACTGCGCCTGAAATATTTTCAGGAATCTCCTAAGGCCTTGGGGCTTTCCATTACCTTCAGTTGCGGCATAGCTTCTTTCAATGAACGTTTCAAAGATGCAAGCTCTCTCTTTAATGCAGCAGACCAGGCCCTTTATATGGCCAAACAACAGGGTAGAAACCAGACTGTGCTTGCAGAAAATGTCTTGCATGGCAACTAA
- a CDS encoding 6-phosphogluconolactonase, translating to METLYLERLEDLSLLVHDDLIEYALISDGLLHVGIPGGRSAKPLVQGILSCPPEILSRLCIYLVDERLSGETNFSTLLDVGLKEAFASGLLKPEQLVVPQREKPLMGNDGKLSLLYLGVGEDGHIASLFPSSYPLLDEQGKEGIALVDNSPKPPAQRITVTYRGFRTWAKQAKIRLLFLGESKREALLRFLLGKEGASSLPCRFFVLEGFTVTVVTDLKGIPK from the coding sequence ATGGAAACATTATACTTGGAGCGGCTTGAGGATCTTTCCCTTCTCGTACATGACGACCTGATTGAGTATGCACTGATAAGTGATGGTTTGCTACATGTTGGGATTCCCGGAGGCAGGAGTGCAAAGCCCTTGGTTCAGGGAATACTTTCCTGTCCACCAGAAATCCTTTCACGATTGTGCATCTATCTGGTTGATGAACGTCTCAGCGGCGAGACCAATTTTAGTACTTTGCTCGATGTCGGCCTAAAAGAGGCCTTTGCAAGCGGGCTTCTCAAACCTGAACAACTGGTAGTCCCCCAAAGGGAAAAGCCTCTTATGGGGAATGACGGCAAATTGTCTTTGCTTTATCTGGGCGTCGGGGAAGATGGCCATATAGCCTCGTTGTTTCCCTCTTCATATCCTCTTTTGGATGAGCAGGGCAAAGAGGGGATTGCCCTTGTGGACAATAGCCCCAAACCCCCTGCCCAGCGGATTACCGTAACCTATCGTGGTTTTCGAACCTGGGCAAAGCAAGCAAAAATCCGGTTGTTGTTTCTTGGTGAGAGCAAAAGGGAAGCCTTGCTCCGTTTTCTTTTGGGCAAGGAAGGGGCATCTTCACTCCCTTGCAGGTTTTTCGTTCTTGAGGGTTTTACCGTGACCGTTGTTACCGATTTGAAAGGAATACCGAAATGA